Proteins from a genomic interval of Rhodococcus rhodochrous:
- a CDS encoding type I polyketide synthase, translated as MTIDETTPGDNGRNSKASRRTTDRSTAAAPARALVDKLLAGEPYALAFGGQGAPWLTSLEELSRDNGLEPVLTDLVNRATAHLAPVASDLVVVRPTGFDPVAWILEAELADEDDAPAGPSEAALTSAAVSLPGVFLTQVAALRALANQGLDVDSVAPSSVIGHSQGVLAVESVAAAGRKDAEILAIAQLIGAAATLVGRRRGLISGAGKYPMLAVANVDPERLRAIVAEVFEGQDPERSAVVAIRNARRRVVLSGPPAALKRVQQRCEQISAAETREREAKKRGGAVFSPTFEPVAAEVGFHHPAFADAVEQVADWAARCELDAELARSLAQAILVAPIDWVEQVDSAVASGASWILDLGPGELLTRMTSSGLRGQGVGIIAAATRGGQRNLLTPGAEPEVPRAWSEFAPKPVALPDGRIAVETAFTRLTGRSPILLAGMTPTTVDPKIVAAAANAGHWAELAGGGQVTEQIFADHVAELTELLEPGRAVQFNSMFLDPYLWKLHVGGKRLVPKARAAGAPFDGVVVTAGIPELDEAVQIISDLREAGIEHVAFKPGTVAQIRSVIRIANEVPDYPVIAHIEGGRAGGHHSWEDLDDLLLDTYAELRTRPNLVLCVGGGIGTPEKAAEYLTGRWSTVYGFPAMPLDGILVGTAAMATLEATTAPEVKQLLVDTPGTPDWVAAGTATGGMASGRSQLGADIHEIDNAASRTGRLLDEVAGDADAVAARRDEIIEALNGTAKPYFGDLDTMTYLQWLERYLELAVGADNGAEFDCGTDLADVLAEAHTSPWLDVSWRERFRDMLQRAEARLHPVCRGPIPTLFDDDAVLERPYAAIKSLLAQYPDAGDVVLHPADVPFFVSLCRTPGKPVNFVPVVDQDVRRWWRSDSLWQAHDPRYSADQVCVIPGTVAVAGITRVDEPVGELLDRFEKATADELVAEGAEPVELPARRHRDIAPGLLDAVLSSPDVSWAGRQTRNPIHRLGDLDEWTVESETAASHAPTGATLTILDDEHVGLRVPLVRDKAVEIRLTVPASVVSGGAPVVTEADADASMSALLGVAAGQELPEVKKGAARITLGWLPEKIADHAGVTGSGLPATLTPSGNGVPDVLVGACWPAVFAALGAARTETDLSVIEGMLDLVHLDHAIDVKNGLPTDPAFLGVKAEVTGVSDTDLGRVVEVDVVITADSGDGSGDRVVATLAERFAIRGRTGTADLADPVRAGGALTEAVADTPRRRRRDAVIVAPTDMSAFAKVSGDHNPIHTSDNAALLAGLGSPIVHGMWLSAAAQQVVTAIEQDAKLPVRRLTAWTARFLGMVRPGAKIDVRVDRIATDGGAEVVEVGCRVDGDLVMVATGRIAAPKTVYAFPGQGIQRPGMGLDARARSKAAREIWERADKHTREALGFSILAVVRDNPTVLKARGVTHKHPDGVLHLTQFTQVAMATLGVAQIAELKEAGAFVDDAFLAGHSVGEYNALAAVAGVLPLEAVLEVVFQRGSAMHALVPRDEHGRSNYRMAAIRPSQFGVDDADLQAFVAGVAEETGEFLEIVNLNLRGSQYAIAGTVAGLEALESVIERKVAEFGGKRAFILVPGIDVPFHSTVLRGGVDDFRERLLALLPQEIDPNILIGRYIPNLVPKPFNLGREFIQEIADLVPSQPLADVLADFDSWSARPVELTRVVLAELLAWQFASPVRWIETQDLLFADEADGGLGVERFVEVGLGGAPTVANLASQTLKLPGRFGQPVEVLNIEREASIVYSTDTDPAPVEDDEPAAPAADAAPAAAAAPAPAAAPAAPAGGPTPDDIAFKAADATKVLIALWTKLRPDQIGPADTIEALCDGVSSRRNQLLVDLGSELSLGAIDGAADADMGALAGTVDRLARTYRPFGPVLSDSINDHLRKVFGPSGKRPAYVADRVTKVWGLGEGWASHVTAEAALGSRDGSSVRGGDLGGLSDGALADAASVDKLIDAAVQSVASRRGIAVSMPSAGGGGGATVDAAALGEFAEQITGRDGVLASAARLVLEQLGHTEQVSGLADKADDELVDLVSAELGSDWPRLVAPAFDERKAVLIDDRWATAREDLARVWLGEQLEVERFTGAGRTVAAHAEFWGRKATEAGRTELAQTYAAIAETAVVTEGAEYADEVAVVTGASKGGIGAAVAAKLLAGGATVVVTTSSLNDSRLGFYKELYARNARAGAALWVVPANMASYSDVDALIEWIGTETVEVAGGAKKLIKDALTPTLLFPFAAPRVAGSLADAGARAEMEMRVLLWSVERLIAGLSKIGYDRDVDTHLHVVLPGSPNRGKFGGDGAYGEAKAALDAIINRWSAERTWAERVTLAHALIGWVRGTGLMGGNDPLVEAVEAAGVRTWSTDEMAGELLKLVGPEATRLAAEAPLVADLTGGLSEVDVDLPALAKQAQEAADAVEEDEDDTATIAALPEPPRAEELPTPEWGTVTADLADTVVIVGAGELGPYGSARTRFEMEVDEELSAAGVLELAWVTGLIGWENDPKPGFYDTETGELVPEAEIADRYHDAVVERCGIRRYGDDGAMIDNTAPLLTSVFLDKDLSFVVGSEAEARAFVDSDPENTVASVDAESGDWTVTRKAGTEIRVPRKAKLTRTVGGQIPTGFDVTKWGIPADMADSVDRVGLWNIVTTVDAFLTGGFTPSELLRWVHPSMVANTQGTGMGGMSSMRSLYIDTLLGESRANDILQEALPNVIAAHVVQSYVGGYGAMVHPVAACATAAVSVEEGVDKIKLGKADLVVAGGFDDLGIEGIVGFGDMSATAKSEDMQAKGISDRRFSRANDRRRGGFVESAGGGTVLLARGDVALEMGLPVLGVVAWAGSFADGVHTSIPAPGIGALGAGRGGRESGLAKELRKLGLTADDIAVISKHDTSTAANDPNEAELHERLAGALGRSEGNPMFVVSQKSLTGHAKGGAAAFQLIGLCQVLAQGVVPPNRSLDCVDEKMAEFEHLVWPRTPIRFGEQLPLKAGLLTSLGFGHVSGLIAVVHPQAFVEAIPAERREAYLAKAAERTVAGKRRLVDAMTGGASLYQRPADRRLGDDHVPASATRQLEADMLLSPEARLGEDDVYRSGLPGCK; from the coding sequence GTGACGATCGACGAGACCACACCAGGCGACAACGGACGGAACTCGAAGGCATCACGACGCACCACCGATCGGTCCACGGCAGCCGCTCCGGCCCGTGCTCTGGTCGACAAGCTCCTCGCGGGTGAGCCCTACGCGCTCGCATTCGGTGGCCAGGGTGCCCCCTGGCTCACCTCGCTCGAGGAACTCAGCCGCGACAACGGACTCGAACCGGTCCTCACCGACCTGGTCAACCGCGCCACCGCGCACCTCGCCCCGGTCGCGAGCGACCTCGTCGTGGTCCGCCCGACGGGCTTCGACCCCGTCGCGTGGATCCTCGAGGCCGAACTCGCCGACGAGGACGACGCGCCCGCCGGCCCCTCCGAAGCAGCTCTCACCTCTGCCGCTGTGTCGCTTCCCGGCGTCTTCCTCACCCAGGTCGCCGCGCTGCGCGCGCTCGCGAACCAGGGCCTCGACGTCGACTCCGTCGCGCCGAGCTCGGTCATCGGCCACTCGCAGGGCGTCCTCGCCGTCGAGTCCGTCGCCGCCGCCGGCCGCAAGGATGCCGAGATCCTCGCCATCGCCCAGCTCATCGGTGCCGCCGCGACTCTCGTCGGTCGCCGCCGCGGCCTGATCTCCGGCGCCGGCAAGTACCCGATGCTCGCCGTCGCCAACGTCGACCCCGAGCGCCTGCGCGCGATCGTCGCCGAGGTCTTCGAGGGCCAGGACCCCGAGCGCAGCGCCGTCGTCGCGATCCGCAACGCACGCCGTCGCGTCGTGCTGTCGGGCCCGCCCGCCGCTCTCAAGCGCGTGCAGCAGCGCTGCGAGCAGATCTCCGCCGCAGAGACCCGCGAGCGTGAGGCCAAGAAGCGCGGTGGCGCCGTGTTCTCCCCGACCTTCGAGCCCGTCGCGGCCGAGGTCGGCTTCCATCACCCCGCCTTCGCGGACGCCGTGGAGCAGGTCGCCGACTGGGCCGCCCGTTGCGAGCTCGACGCCGAACTCGCGCGCAGCCTCGCACAAGCCATCCTCGTCGCCCCGATCGACTGGGTCGAGCAGGTCGACTCCGCCGTCGCATCCGGCGCCTCGTGGATCCTCGACCTCGGTCCGGGTGAGCTCCTCACCCGCATGACCAGCTCGGGCCTGCGTGGTCAGGGCGTCGGCATCATCGCCGCCGCGACCCGCGGCGGTCAGCGCAACCTCCTCACCCCGGGCGCCGAGCCCGAGGTTCCGCGTGCCTGGTCGGAGTTCGCTCCGAAGCCGGTCGCGCTGCCCGACGGCCGCATCGCCGTCGAGACGGCCTTCACCCGCCTGACGGGCCGCTCGCCGATCCTGCTCGCGGGCATGACCCCCACGACCGTCGATCCGAAGATCGTCGCCGCCGCCGCGAACGCCGGCCACTGGGCCGAGCTCGCCGGTGGTGGCCAGGTCACCGAGCAGATCTTCGCCGACCACGTCGCCGAGCTCACCGAGCTGCTCGAGCCGGGTCGCGCCGTCCAGTTCAACTCGATGTTCCTGGACCCCTACCTGTGGAAGCTGCACGTCGGCGGCAAGCGTCTCGTGCCCAAGGCCCGCGCGGCCGGTGCGCCCTTCGACGGTGTCGTCGTCACCGCCGGTATCCCGGAGCTCGACGAGGCCGTGCAGATCATCTCCGACCTGCGTGAGGCCGGCATCGAGCACGTCGCCTTCAAGCCGGGCACGGTCGCGCAGATCCGTTCGGTGATCCGTATCGCCAACGAGGTTCCGGACTACCCGGTCATCGCCCACATCGAGGGCGGCCGCGCCGGTGGTCACCACTCGTGGGAGGACCTCGACGACCTGCTCCTCGACACCTACGCCGAGCTGCGCACGCGCCCGAACCTGGTGCTGTGCGTCGGCGGTGGCATCGGCACGCCGGAGAAGGCCGCCGAGTACCTGACCGGTCGCTGGTCGACCGTCTACGGCTTCCCGGCCATGCCGCTCGACGGCATCCTCGTCGGCACCGCCGCGATGGCGACTCTCGAGGCCACCACGGCTCCCGAGGTCAAGCAGCTGCTCGTCGATACCCCCGGCACCCCCGATTGGGTCGCCGCCGGCACCGCGACCGGCGGTATGGCCTCCGGCCGCAGCCAGCTCGGCGCCGACATCCACGAGATCGACAACGCCGCATCGCGCACGGGTCGCCTCCTCGACGAGGTCGCCGGTGACGCCGACGCCGTGGCCGCACGCCGCGACGAGATCATCGAGGCCCTGAACGGAACGGCCAAGCCGTACTTCGGTGACCTCGACACCATGACCTACCTGCAGTGGCTCGAGCGCTACCTCGAGCTGGCCGTCGGCGCGGACAACGGTGCCGAGTTCGACTGCGGCACCGATCTGGCGGACGTCCTCGCCGAGGCGCACACCAGCCCGTGGCTGGACGTGTCGTGGCGTGAGCGTTTCCGCGACATGCTGCAGCGCGCCGAGGCCCGCCTGCACCCCGTCTGCCGGGGCCCGATCCCGACGCTGTTCGACGACGACGCGGTGCTCGAGCGCCCGTACGCCGCGATCAAGTCTCTGCTCGCGCAGTACCCCGACGCGGGCGACGTCGTGCTGCACCCCGCCGACGTGCCGTTCTTCGTGTCGCTGTGCCGCACGCCCGGCAAGCCCGTGAACTTCGTTCCGGTCGTCGACCAGGACGTGCGTCGCTGGTGGCGTTCGGATTCGCTGTGGCAGGCTCACGATCCGCGGTACTCCGCCGACCAGGTCTGCGTCATCCCCGGCACCGTCGCCGTCGCCGGCATCACCCGCGTCGACGAGCCGGTCGGTGAACTCCTCGACCGCTTCGAGAAGGCCACGGCCGACGAGCTCGTCGCCGAGGGAGCGGAGCCCGTCGAGCTTCCCGCGCGTCGCCACCGCGACATCGCGCCGGGTCTGCTCGACGCCGTGCTGTCCTCGCCCGACGTCTCGTGGGCGGGTCGCCAGACCCGCAACCCGATCCACCGTCTCGGTGATCTGGACGAGTGGACCGTCGAGTCGGAGACCGCTGCCTCGCACGCCCCGACGGGTGCGACCCTGACGATCCTCGACGACGAGCACGTCGGCCTGCGGGTTCCGCTGGTGCGCGACAAGGCCGTCGAGATCCGCCTGACCGTGCCCGCCTCGGTCGTCTCCGGTGGCGCGCCCGTCGTCACCGAGGCCGACGCCGATGCGTCGATGTCGGCTCTGCTCGGTGTCGCCGCCGGTCAGGAACTGCCCGAGGTCAAGAAGGGCGCTGCCCGTATCACCCTCGGCTGGCTCCCGGAGAAGATCGCCGACCACGCCGGTGTCACCGGTTCGGGTCTGCCCGCGACCCTGACGCCGAGCGGCAACGGTGTGCCCGATGTGCTCGTCGGTGCCTGCTGGCCGGCCGTCTTCGCCGCGCTCGGCGCCGCCCGCACCGAGACCGATCTCTCGGTCATCGAGGGCATGCTCGACCTGGTTCACCTGGACCACGCGATCGACGTCAAGAACGGTCTGCCCACCGATCCGGCCTTCCTGGGCGTCAAGGCCGAGGTCACCGGTGTCTCCGACACCGACCTGGGTCGCGTCGTCGAGGTCGACGTGGTCATCACCGCCGACAGCGGTGACGGCTCGGGCGACCGGGTGGTCGCCACCCTGGCCGAGCGGTTCGCGATCCGCGGCCGCACCGGCACCGCTGATCTCGCCGATCCGGTCCGCGCTGGTGGCGCTCTCACCGAGGCCGTCGCCGACACCCCGCGTCGTCGCCGCCGCGACGCCGTGATCGTCGCGCCGACCGACATGAGCGCCTTCGCGAAGGTCTCCGGCGACCACAACCCGATCCACACCTCCGACAATGCCGCGCTGCTCGCCGGTCTCGGAAGCCCGATCGTCCACGGCATGTGGCTGTCGGCCGCGGCCCAGCAGGTCGTCACCGCGATCGAGCAGGACGCGAAGCTGCCGGTCCGTCGTCTCACGGCGTGGACCGCCCGCTTCCTGGGCATGGTCCGTCCGGGCGCGAAGATCGACGTGCGCGTCGACCGCATCGCCACCGACGGTGGAGCCGAGGTCGTCGAGGTCGGCTGCCGCGTCGACGGTGATCTGGTGATGGTCGCGACCGGCCGTATCGCCGCGCCGAAGACCGTCTACGCCTTCCCGGGCCAGGGCATCCAGCGTCCCGGCATGGGCCTCGACGCCCGTGCCCGCTCGAAGGCCGCCCGCGAGATCTGGGAGCGCGCCGACAAGCACACCCGCGAGGCGCTCGGCTTCTCGATCCTGGCCGTGGTCCGCGACAACCCGACGGTTCTCAAGGCTCGCGGTGTCACCCACAAGCACCCCGACGGCGTGCTGCACCTGACCCAGTTCACGCAGGTCGCGATGGCGACCCTCGGTGTCGCGCAGATCGCCGAGCTCAAGGAGGCGGGCGCGTTCGTCGACGACGCCTTCCTGGCCGGTCACTCGGTGGGTGAGTACAACGCGCTCGCCGCGGTCGCCGGTGTGCTGCCGCTCGAGGCCGTCCTCGAGGTGGTCTTCCAGCGCGGCTCCGCGATGCACGCCCTCGTGCCGCGCGACGAGCACGGCCGCTCGAACTACCGCATGGCCGCGATCCGGCCGTCGCAGTTCGGTGTGGACGATGCGGACCTGCAGGCCTTCGTCGCCGGTGTCGCCGAGGAGACCGGGGAGTTCCTGGAGATCGTCAACCTCAACCTGCGCGGATCGCAGTACGCGATCGCCGGTACGGTCGCCGGCCTCGAAGCCCTCGAGTCCGTGATCGAGCGTAAGGTCGCCGAGTTCGGTGGCAAGCGCGCGTTCATCCTGGTCCCGGGCATCGACGTGCCGTTCCACTCGACCGTGCTGCGCGGCGGTGTCGACGACTTCCGCGAGCGTCTGCTCGCCCTGCTGCCGCAGGAGATCGACCCGAACATCCTCATCGGCCGGTACATCCCGAACCTCGTGCCCAAGCCGTTCAACCTGGGCCGCGAGTTCATCCAGGAGATCGCCGACCTGGTGCCGTCGCAGCCGCTCGCCGACGTCCTCGCGGACTTCGACAGCTGGTCGGCCAGGCCGGTCGAGCTCACCCGCGTGGTGCTCGCCGAGTTGCTGGCCTGGCAGTTCGCGTCGCCGGTGCGCTGGATCGAGACGCAGGACCTGCTGTTCGCCGACGAGGCCGACGGTGGTCTCGGTGTCGAGCGGTTCGTCGAGGTCGGCCTCGGTGGCGCTCCCACCGTCGCGAACCTCGCGTCGCAGACGCTGAAGCTGCCCGGTCGTTTCGGTCAGCCCGTCGAGGTGCTCAACATCGAGCGCGAGGCGTCGATCGTGTACTCGACCGACACCGATCCCGCTCCGGTCGAGGACGACGAGCCGGCCGCACCGGCCGCCGACGCCGCGCCTGCCGCTGCTGCGGCCCCGGCACCCGCCGCGGCTCCCGCTGCGCCGGCCGGTGGCCCGACCCCGGACGACATCGCGTTCAAGGCCGCCGACGCCACCAAGGTGCTCATCGCCCTGTGGACGAAGCTGCGCCCGGATCAGATCGGTCCCGCCGACACGATCGAGGCGCTGTGCGACGGCGTGTCCTCGCGCCGCAACCAGCTGCTCGTCGACCTCGGTTCCGAGCTTTCGCTCGGTGCGATCGACGGTGCCGCCGACGCCGACATGGGTGCCCTCGCCGGCACGGTCGACCGTCTCGCCCGCACCTACCGCCCCTTCGGCCCGGTGCTGTCGGACTCGATCAACGATCATCTGCGCAAGGTGTTCGGTCCGTCGGGCAAGCGTCCCGCCTACGTCGCCGACCGCGTCACCAAGGTGTGGGGTCTGGGCGAGGGCTGGGCGTCGCACGTCACCGCCGAAGCTGCTCTCGGCAGCCGCGACGGTTCGTCCGTCCGCGGCGGCGACCTGGGCGGCCTGAGCGATGGTGCCCTCGCGGATGCTGCTTCGGTCGACAAGCTGATCGACGCCGCCGTGCAGTCGGTGGCCTCGCGTCGCGGAATCGCCGTGTCGATGCCGTCCGCCGGTGGCGGCGGGGGAGCGACGGTCGACGCCGCTGCCCTCGGCGAGTTCGCCGAGCAGATCACCGGTCGCGACGGGGTTCTCGCCAGTGCCGCCCGTCTCGTGCTCGAGCAGCTCGGCCACACCGAGCAGGTCTCGGGCCTGGCCGACAAGGCCGACGACGAACTCGTCGACCTGGTCTCCGCCGAGCTCGGCTCCGACTGGCCGCGTCTGGTCGCTCCGGCATTCGACGAGCGCAAGGCCGTCCTGATCGACGATCGCTGGGCCACCGCCCGCGAGGACCTGGCGCGCGTCTGGCTCGGGGAGCAGCTCGAGGTCGAGCGCTTCACCGGTGCAGGGCGGACCGTGGCTGCGCACGCCGAGTTCTGGGGCCGCAAGGCCACCGAGGCCGGTCGTACGGAGCTCGCGCAGACCTACGCCGCGATCGCCGAGACCGCCGTCGTCACCGAGGGTGCCGAGTACGCGGACGAGGTCGCCGTGGTCACCGGCGCCAGCAAGGGCGGTATCGGCGCAGCCGTCGCCGCGAAGCTGCTCGCCGGCGGCGCGACGGTCGTCGTCACCACGTCCTCGTTGAACGACAGCCGCCTGGGCTTCTACAAGGAGCTGTACGCACGCAACGCTCGCGCCGGTGCGGCGCTGTGGGTGGTTCCCGCGAACATGGCGTCCTACAGCGACGTCGACGCCCTGATCGAGTGGATCGGCACCGAGACCGTCGAGGTCGCCGGTGGCGCGAAGAAGCTGATCAAGGACGCGCTCACCCCCACGCTGCTCTTCCCGTTCGCCGCGCCGCGCGTGGCGGGTTCGCTCGCCGACGCCGGTGCGCGCGCCGAGATGGAGATGCGGGTGCTGTTGTGGTCGGTCGAGCGACTGATCGCCGGACTGTCGAAGATCGGGTACGACCGCGACGTCGACACCCACCTGCACGTGGTGCTGCCCGGTTCGCCGAACCGAGGCAAGTTCGGTGGCGACGGTGCCTACGGTGAGGCCAAGGCCGCACTCGACGCGATCATCAACCGGTGGAGCGCCGAGCGCACCTGGGCCGAGCGCGTCACCCTCGCCCACGCCCTCATCGGCTGGGTGCGCGGCACGGGCCTGATGGGCGGCAACGACCCGCTGGTCGAGGCTGTCGAGGCCGCCGGTGTCCGTACCTGGTCGACCGACGAGATGGCCGGCGAGCTGCTGAAGCTGGTCGGACCGGAGGCCACGCGTCTCGCCGCCGAGGCTCCGCTCGTCGCGGACCTGACCGGTGGACTGTCCGAGGTGGACGTCGACCTGCCGGCGCTCGCGAAGCAGGCGCAGGAGGCGGCCGACGCCGTCGAGGAGGACGAGGACGACACCGCGACCATCGCGGCGTTGCCCGAACCTCCGCGTGCCGAGGAGCTGCCGACCCCCGAGTGGGGCACGGTCACCGCCGACCTCGCCGACACGGTCGTCATCGTCGGTGCCGGTGAGCTCGGCCCCTACGGCTCCGCTCGCACCCGCTTCGAGATGGAGGTCGACGAGGAACTGTCGGCCGCCGGTGTGCTCGAGCTGGCGTGGGTCACGGGCCTGATCGGCTGGGAGAACGATCCCAAGCCGGGCTTCTACGACACCGAGACCGGTGAGCTGGTGCCCGAGGCGGAGATCGCCGACCGTTACCACGACGCGGTGGTCGAGCGCTGCGGCATCCGCCGCTACGGCGACGACGGTGCGATGATCGACAACACGGCTCCGCTGCTGACCTCGGTCTTCCTCGACAAGGACCTGTCCTTCGTCGTCGGTTCCGAGGCCGAAGCCCGCGCGTTCGTCGACTCCGATCCGGAGAACACGGTTGCGTCGGTCGACGCCGAGTCGGGCGACTGGACGGTCACCCGCAAGGCCGGCACCGAGATCCGCGTGCCGCGCAAGGCGAAGCTGACCCGCACGGTCGGCGGCCAGATCCCGACCGGCTTCGACGTCACCAAGTGGGGCATCCCCGCCGACATGGCGGACTCGGTGGACCGGGTGGGTCTGTGGAACATCGTCACCACGGTCGACGCCTTCCTCACCGGTGGCTTCACCCCGTCCGAGCTGCTCCGCTGGGTGCACCCGTCGATGGTCGCCAACACGCAGGGCACCGGCATGGGTGGCATGTCCTCGATGCGGTCGCTGTACATCGACACGCTGCTCGGCGAGTCGCGGGCGAACGACATCCTGCAGGAGGCCCTGCCGAACGTCATCGCCGCGCACGTCGTCCAGTCGTACGTCGGTGGCTACGGCGCGATGGTGCACCCGGTCGCGGCGTGCGCCACGGCTGCGGTCTCCGTCGAGGAGGGCGTGGACAAGATCAAGCTCGGCAAGGCCGACCTGGTCGTCGCCGGTGGCTTCGACGATCTCGGTATCGAGGGCATCGTCGGCTTCGGTGATATGTCCGCGACCGCCAAGTCGGAGGACATGCAGGCCAAGGGCATCAGCGATCGTCGCTTCTCCCGCGCCAACGACCGTCGTCGCGGTGGATTCGTCGAGTCGGCCGGTGGCGGCACCGTCCTGCTCGCCCGCGGCGATGTCGCGCTCGAGATGGGCCTGCCGGTGCTCGGTGTGGTCGCCTGGGCCGGATCGTTCGCCGACGGTGTGCACACCTCGATCCCGGCGCCCGGCATCGGTGCGCTCGGTGCGGGTCGCGGTGGACGCGAGTCGGGTCTGGCGAAGGAACTGCGCAAGCTCGGTCTCACGGCCGACGACATCGCGGTGATCTCCAAGCACGACACCTCGACCGCCGCGAACGACCCGAACGAGGCCGAGCTGCACGAGCGTCTGGCGGGTGCGCTGGGCCGCAGCGAGGGCAACCCGATGTTCGTGGTCTCGCAGAAGTCGCTGACCGGTCACGCCAAGGGCGGCGCCGCCGCCTTCCAGCTGATCGGCCTGTGCCAGGTCCTCGCGCAGGGTGTGGTTCCGCCGAACCGCAGCCTCGACTGTGTCGACGAGAAGATGGCGGAGTTCGAGCACCTCGTGTGGCCGCGCACGCCGATCCGGTTCGGCGAGCAGCTCCCGCTCAAGGCGGGTCTGCTCACGAGCCTCGGCTTCGGGCACGTGTCGGGTCTGATCGCGGTGGTCCATCCGCAGGCGTTCGTCGAGGCGATCCCGGCCGAGCGCCGGGAGGCCTACCTGGCGAAGGCTGCCGAGCGCACCGTCGCCGGCAAGCGTCGCCTGGTGGACGCGATGACCGGTGGAGCGTCGCTCTACCAGCGGCCTGCGGATCGTCGTCTCGGTGACGATCACGTGCCGGCTTCGGCCACGCGTCAGCTAGAGGCGGACATGCTGCTCTCGCCGGAGGCCCGCCTCGGTGAGGACGACGTGTACCGCTCCGGTCTGCCCGGCTGCAAGTAG
- the acpS gene encoding holo-ACP synthase AcpS, producing the protein MGVAGVGFDLVSVPEFAEQLSRTGTTMLANFTPGERRDANTRSSDPARHFAARWAAKEAVIKAWSASLFGSPPVLPETIHQQIEVVSDAWGRPSIRLHRQVAEKLTGVRIHVSLTHDGDMAGAFVVLDEVDGRRT; encoded by the coding sequence ATGGGAGTTGCGGGTGTCGGGTTCGACCTCGTGTCGGTGCCGGAGTTCGCGGAACAGCTGAGTCGGACGGGAACGACGATGCTGGCGAACTTCACACCGGGTGAGCGTCGCGACGCGAACACCCGCAGCTCCGATCCCGCCCGTCACTTCGCCGCCCGGTGGGCGGCGAAGGAGGCGGTGATCAAGGCGTGGTCGGCGTCGCTGTTCGGCAGCCCACCGGTGCTACCGGAGACGATCCATCAGCAGATCGAAGTGGTCTCGGACGCGTGGGGTCGCCCGAGCATCCGGCTGCACCGGCAGGTCGCCGAGAAGCTGACCGGCGTCCGGATCCATGTGTCGTTGACCCACGACGGTGACATGGCCGGCGCGTTCGTCGTCCTCGACGAGGTCGACGGCCGACGTACGTAG
- a CDS encoding TetR family transcriptional regulator, protein MESATNGRRAPRRIDPALEVQAEPQELVPRRRPTQERSRRKFDALLAASRELLTEVGFESFTCEEVASRADVPIGTLYQFFANKYVIVCELNRQDLVGVQSELAQFNGKIPSVDWLRFLNSFVDHLAGLWTTDPSRREVWLAMQSTPSTRATGAIHEREFAEQVARMLAPLTPDTPRPRRKLMAEVLVHIVYSMLNFSVQDDQTHADAVVELKRIMVAYLQIAEQDSRAQAKRRQRREEREGSVREQADRRDTETDQAEEARAPSA, encoded by the coding sequence GTGGAGTCAGCAACGAACGGCCGCCGCGCCCCGCGCCGGATCGATCCGGCGCTCGAGGTTCAGGCCGAGCCCCAGGAGCTCGTGCCGCGTCGGCGGCCCACCCAGGAGCGGAGCCGCCGCAAGTTCGACGCCCTGTTGGCCGCCTCGCGTGAACTGCTCACCGAAGTCGGCTTCGAGTCGTTCACCTGTGAGGAGGTCGCATCCCGCGCAGACGTCCCCATCGGCACCCTCTACCAGTTCTTCGCCAACAAGTACGTGATCGTGTGCGAGCTCAACCGGCAGGACCTCGTCGGCGTCCAGAGCGAGCTCGCCCAGTTCAATGGCAAGATCCCGTCCGTCGACTGGTTGCGCTTCCTCAACAGCTTCGTCGACCACCTCGCCGGACTGTGGACCACCGATCCGTCCCGCCGCGAGGTGTGGCTCGCGATGCAGTCCACCCCGTCCACCCGGGCCACCGGCGCCATCCACGAACGCGAGTTCGCCGAGCAGGTCGCGCGGATGCTGGCACCGCTCACCCCGGACACCCCGCGACCGCGCCGCAAGCTCATGGCCGAGGTGCTCGTCCACATCGTGTACTCGATGCTCAACTTCTCGGTGCAGGATGACCAGACCCATGCCGACGCCGTCGTCGAACTCAAGCGCATCATGGTCGCCTATCTGCAGATCGCCGAACAGGACTCACGCGCTCAGGCCAAGCGACGCCAACGCCGTGAGGAACGCGAGGGATCCGTACGCGAACAGGCCGACCGGCGGGACACCGAAACGGATCAGGCCGAGGAAGCTCGCGCTCCCTCGGCCTGA